Genomic window (Streptomyces clavuligerus):
GGGTGTAGCGGTCGTCGCACTCGCGGATGAGGAGCAGCTCCTCGCGCTCCGGCGCGGGGGAGAAGCCCAGCGCCCACAGCCGTCCGGTGGCGCCGCCGGACAGCACGGCCCGTACGGCGCCCTCGGCGGTGAGGACGGTGACGGCGTCGGTCCGGGCGAGGGCGAGCAGCCCGCCGCCGGGCGTGATGCCGGTGAGCGTGGCATGGCCGTCGACCCGGGCCACCGTGCGGGCGGTGCCGCCGCGCGGGCCGACATGGACGGTGGTGGCACGGCCGTCGCCGAGTCCGACGGCGACGGTCGCGCGGTCGCTCATCGCCAGGCCGCGCGGGAACCCGGAAGGCACGTCCAGCAGTCCGGGCAGGTCGGGGCCCCCGGCGAAGGGCTGGAAGCGCCAGCGCCCCGAGCCCCGCGCGTCCTCGTCGAACCACCACACGTACGCGTCCCGGTCGATGGCGCCGTGCAGGGTGCCCCGGGGGCGGCGCGTGACCTGCCGGGCGGTGCGGGTGGCGGCGTCCCAGGTGAAGACCTCGCACCGGCCCTCGGCGTCGGCGGTGAAGACCATCTTCGCCGGGTCGGCGGCGCACACCTCCGGAAGGGCCGCGCGATAGACCTGATAGCTCATCCGGCGGCCCCCGCCGTCAGACAGCCGCGCACGGTGCGGCGGGAGGTGTGGAGCGCGAGCAGGGCCAGCGTCACCCCGCAGCCGACCGCGGGCGCGGCGGTGGAGACCCGGTCGGCGAGGAGCCCGGCGAGGACGGGGGCGAGGGCGGCGCCGCCCGTCGTCGCCGTGGCCAGCACCGCACCCGTACGGGCTTGCACCGCGGGGGCCGTCACCTGGACGGCCCGGGTCTGGAGCACCACGGCGGCGAGCGGCATCAGCAGACACACCAGGCTGAACAGCAGCCCGTACGCCCAGGCCCCGGTGACGGTGGCGAGCGCGGCGGCGAGCGGGACGAGCAGCCAGGTCACCCCGGTCACGACCCGGGGGGCGCCGAACCGCCGCGCCACCCGCGGCGCCGCGAGCGCCCCCACCAGACCGGCGGCACCCGAGCAGGCCAGCACCAGGCCGAGGACGGCACCGCCGTGCCCGCCGCGCTGGAGGGTGAAGACGGCGCTGTAGTAGAGCGCCACGACGACGACGTTGACGGCGGTGCACCATACGAGGACGAGTCGCAGCAGCGGGGACCGGCGCACCAGCCGCAGCCCGGCGGCGCTCTCCCGCAGCAGCCCCTCGTCCCTCGGCCGCCTGCTCCGCCGCTCGCGGCTCTGCCGCTGCTCGCCGGTGCGGCGCTTCTTGTCCGTCCGCCGCTCCTCGCAGGTCCGGTGCCTCTCGCCGGTCGGCTGCTCCTCGCCGGTCGGCTGCTCGGCCGGTGCGGCGAGATCCGCGCGCAGGGCGCGCAGACACAGGGCCGTGACGACGTAGGAGAGGGCGTCGGCGAGGAACGGCAGGGCGCGGCCCGCCTGGTAGAGCAGACCGCCGAGCGCCGGGCCGACGATCAGGGCGCCCTGG
Coding sequences:
- a CDS encoding MFS transporter; the protein is MERSESPARPFRDRAGPDTEPTTEPDTGTDTGTDDFRHDFRLLWWANAADGVGSQASGAVLPLLLLGLGTSPQVVGLIAGVSTAVGLVLGPVVAVPADRGARKRVMFWSATVSALAMGGVSLALVTGGPPLGLILAAVLVERVATSCFEAAQRGTVALVCPAPEQPRAIARLTAADQGALIVGPALGGLLYQAGRALPFLADALSYVVTALCLRALRADLAAPAEQPTGEEQPTGERHRTCEERRTDKKRRTGEQRQSRERRSRRPRDEGLLRESAAGLRLVRRSPLLRLVLVWCTAVNVVVVALYYSAVFTLQRGGHGGAVLGLVLACSGAAGLVGALAAPRVARRFGAPRVVTGVTWLLVPLAAALATVTGAWAYGLLFSLVCLLMPLAAVVLQTRAVQVTAPAVQARTGAVLATATTGGAALAPVLAGLLADRVSTAAPAVGCGVTLALLALHTSRRTVRGCLTAGAAG